Proteins from one Impatiens glandulifera chromosome 2, dImpGla2.1, whole genome shotgun sequence genomic window:
- the LOC124927150 gene encoding probable calcium-binding protein CML16, whose amino-acid sequence MASRLETDQLNQFREIFERFDMDSDGSLTHLELVALLRSLGIKPTSGDQIHRLLANIDSNSNGLVEFDELIDAIIPDVNEEVLINRDQLMEIFQSFDRDGNGYITTAELAKQMSKMGHSLTFKELSDLMTDADANGDGVISFNEFATIMGKSAVNVIGLPDA is encoded by the coding sequence ATGGCGTCGAGGCTAGAAACGGACCAGCTGAACCAATTCAGAGAAATATTCGAGCGCTTCGACATGGATTCCGATGGCAGCTTGACCCATCTCGAACTCGTGGCCCTCCTCCGGTCGCTCGGCATCAAGCCAACCTCAGGCGATCAGATCCACCGTCTATTGGCCAACATAGATTCAAATTCAAACGGACTAGTCGAATTCGACGAGCTCATCGACGCAATCATACCTGATGTCAACGAAGAAGTGTTGATTAATCGGGATCAATTGATGGAGATTTTCCAGTCGTTCGATCGCGACGGTAATGGGTATATAACGACAGCGGAGCTGGCAAAACAGATGTCCAAAATGGGTCATTCATTAACGTTTAAGGAGCTGTCGGATCTGATGACAGATGCCGATGCTAATGGAGATGGCGTTATTAGTTTCAATGAATTTGCCACAATTATGGGCAAATCTGCAGTTAACGTCATTGGCCTCCCCGATGCATAA
- the LOC124927151 gene encoding uncharacterized protein LOC124927151 produces MATQDDVDCNMLSADCVVISCCCQCLILQLIIVVFLKLPYKLLQKTRRYAKRKLFARRSKHNKPIIIVDQMIIAPTSLINVQPEIEEIHDHCFCCMDQVDRVIEEMSNKGMFGFGSFWNREELVRSFSHGSRRSEIIGDTPRE; encoded by the coding sequence ATGGCGACACAAGACGACGTCGACTGTAACATGCTCTCAGCTGATTGCGTAGTAATCTCGTGCTGTTGCCAATGTTTGATCTTACAGCTCATCATCGTCGTCTTTCTCAAGCTTCCATACAAGCTGCTCCAAAAAACACGTAGATATGCTAAGAGAAAATTATTTGCCCGAAGATCAAAACATAATAAGCCAATCATCATAGTAGATCAGATGATCATCGCCCCGACATCCTTGATCAACGTTCAGCCTGAAATTGAAGAAATCCATGACCACTGTTTTTGTTGCATGGATCAAGTCGACAGGGTCATAGAGGAGATGTCTAACAAGGGTATGTTTGGATTTGGAAGTTTCTGGAATAGAGAGGAATTAGTACGAAGTTTTAGCCATGGCAGCCGCCGGTCGGAGATCATTGGCGACACACCAcgtgaataa
- the LOC124927149 gene encoding ASC1-like protein produces MGLLPDIYYQGGESYPDYKDFVFVPLFAFFFPSVRFFLDRFVLEKLGRRLIFGKGKENLEIETDEREKKIGKFKESAWKCLYFISAEILALFVTYNEPWFTDTKYFWVGPGDQLWPDQKLKLKLKGLYMYAAGFYTYSIFALVFWETRRSDFGVSMGHHVATVILIALSYILRFARVGSVVLAIHDASDIFLEMGKMSKYCGAETLASISFVLFVLSWILLRLIFYPFWIIWSTSYEVILALDDETHKVDGRFYYHRIYYYVFNTLLVWLFILHIYWWVLIYRMILRQIQAKGKVSEDVRSDSEEEDEEHQD; encoded by the exons ATGGGTCTTCTTCCCGACATTTACTACCAAGGGGGGGAGAGCTACCCAGATTATAAGGATTTTGTGTTTGTTCCACTCTTCGCATTCTTCTTCCCATCAGTTCGGTTCTTCCTCGACAGATTTGTATTGGAG AAATTGGGTAGGCGGTTGATATTTGGGAAAGGGAAAGAGAATCTGGAAATTGAGACAGATGAAAGGGAAAAGAAGATTGGGAAATTCAAGGAATCGGCATGGAAATGCCTTTACTTCATATCTGCAGAGATTCTAGCACTCTTTGTAACTTATAATGAACCTTGGTTCACCGACACTAAATATTTCTGGGTCGGACCTGGAGATCAGCTTTGGCCAGATCAGAAACTCAA ACTTAAATTGAAAGGCTTGTATATGTATGCTGCTGGATTCTATACATACTCCATATTTGCATTAGTATTCTGGGAAACAAGACGCTCTGATTTTGGAGTGTCTATGGGTCATCATGTGGCAACTGTCATTCTCATTGCACTTTCTTATATACTCAG ATTTGCTCGAGTGGGTTCAGTTGTTTTGGCTATTCATGATGCCAGTGACATATTTCTTGAGATGGGAAAGATGTCCAAGTACTGTGGTGCAGAAACGCTTGCCAGCATTTCCTTTGTGCTCTTTGTTTTGTCTTGGATTCTCCTTCGCCTTATTTTCTACCCTTTCTGGATAATTTGGAGTACAAG TTATGAAGTGATCTTGGCCCTGGATGATGAAACACACAAAGTGGATGGGAGATTCTACTACCACAGAATCTACTATTACGTGTTCAATACTTTACTAGTATGGTTgtttattcttcatatttattGGTGGGTACTCATTTATAGAATGATTCTAAGACAAATTCAAGCTAAAGGCAAAGTCAGTGAAGATGTTCGATCTG AttctgaagaagaagatgaagaacatcaGGACTGA
- the LOC124924080 gene encoding pentatricopeptide repeat-containing protein At5g48910-like isoform X2 produces the protein MALSLQGLPTAISIAEQTKKPSLSINVSSLLSLSTTIQHAKQVHALMVKTSQLSESYPLSRLAEIYSISDHGNLQDAERIVLSMKEPSTFAWNTLIRDIGKQIHAQIIKLGNESGLFVRNKLIHFYAVSRSVTDARKVFDRSPELDIVSWNTMLEVYAGDGDSLSLYHMFDSMPCRDTVSWNTMISYSVKKSMYIEAVRLFRRMQDEGEEKPDKVTLISVLTAVAHSGSLSLGKWLHMYIKKQRMEIDGNLGSALVNMYSKCGYLDGAVQAFKETSEKNLDIWNSMIGCLAANARSSEAIDLFSEMDIRPDAITFACVLKACSHGGLVELGYKYFNEMKTKHGVIPDIVHYGCMVDLLGRAGLFDEVKAIMEEMPMEPDVVMWKALLSACKTHKEFEMGEEVGIRLIKEDPDDHANYVLLSNMYAIGNRWDQVHRLRKDVLDRGLKTRPGCSSIEVDGIVHEFIAGDVRHERKKEIYEMVHEMGKRLKEAGHEHETDQVLLDIEDEETKQISLGHHSEKLAVAFGFVSTRPGTTIRVIKNLRICGDCHSSFKIFSGIYGRDIIVRDSSRFHYFGNGSCSCLDCW, from the exons ATGGCGTTATCGTTGCAAGGCCTTCCTACGGCCATATCCATTGCAGAGCAAACAAAGAAGCCATCTTTAAGCATCAATGTTTCCTCTCTTTTAAGCCTTTCAACTACTATTCAACACGCCAAGCAAGTTCACGCTCTTATGGTCAAAACCTCCCAATTATCTGAATCTTATCCTCTCAGCCGCTTAGCCGAAATCTACTCCATTTCCGACCACGGAAACCTTCAGGATGCCGAAAGAATCGTATTATCTATGAAGGAACCTTCCACTTTCGCATGGAACACTCTCATTAGAG ATATAGGAAAGCAAATTCATGCCCAGATTATTAAATTGGGGAACGAATCTGGGTTATTCGTTCGTAACAAGCTGATTCATTTCTATGCCGTGTCTAGATCAGTTACTGATGCACGTAAGGTGTTCGATAGAAGTCCTGAGTTGGATATTGTTAGTTGGAACACAATGCTGGAGGTATACGCTGGTGATGGAGATAGTTTATCGCTTTATCACATGTTTGATTCAATGCCTTGCAGAGATACAGTGTCTTGGAATACAATGATTTCATACTCTGTTAAGAAAAGTATGTATATAGAAGCTGTTCGGTTGTTTAGAAGAATGCAAgatgaaggagaagaaaaaCCAGACAAGGTGACGTTAATCAGCGTTCTAACAGCAGTCGCCCATTCGGGTTCCCTCTCGTTAGGGAAGTGGCTTCATATGTATATTAAGAAGCAAAGAATGGAAATTGACGGCAACTTAGGATCTGCCCTCGTTAACATGTACTCAAAGTGCGGTTATCTAGACGGAGCAGTTCAGGCATTCAAAGAGACGTCGGAAAAGAATTTAGACATTTGGAATTCCATGATTGGTTGTCTGGCTGCAAACGCTAGATCCTCGGAGGCTATCGATCTCTTCTCCGAGATGGATATTCGACCAGACGCAATTACCTTTGCCTGCGTACTGAAAGCGTGCAGCCATGGAGGACTGGTCGAACTGGGGTATAAGTATTTCAACGAGATGAAAACAAAACACGGGGTTATACCAGATATAGTACATTATGGTTGTATGGTTGATCTGTTGGGTCGTGCTGGTTTGTTCGATGAAGTGAAGGCGATCATGGAGGAAATGCCCATGGAACCTGATGTTGTGATGTGGAAAGCTTTATTAAGTGCTTGTAAAACGCACAAGGAGTTTGAAATGGGTGAAGAAGTTGGGATTCGACTTATTAAGGAAGACCCGGATGATCATGCGAATTATGTTCTTTTGTCGAATATGTATGCGATTGGAAATCGATGGGATCAAGTTCATAGGTTGAGGAAAGATGTGTTGGACAGAGGTTTAAAGACTCGACCTGGTTGTAGCTCGATTGAAGTGGATGGGATTGTGCATGAATTTATAGCTGGAGATGTAAGGCATGAACGGAAGAAAGAAATTTATGAAATGGTTCATGAGATGGGAAAAAGGTTGAAGGAAGCTGGACACGAGCATGAGACTGACCAGGTTTTGCTGGatatagaagatgaagaaacgAAGCAGATATCATTGGGTCATCACAGCGAGAAATTGGCAGTTGCATTTGGATTCGTTAGCACTAGACCTGGGACGACAATTCGGGTGATTAAGAATTTGAGAATATGTGGCGATTGTCATTCTTCATTCAAGATATTTTCGGGTATCTATGGACGAGATATAATTGTTAGGGATTCTAGCCGGTTTCATTACTTTGGGAATGGTTCGTGCTCTTGTTTGGACTGTTGGTGA
- the LOC124924080 gene encoding pentatricopeptide repeat-containing protein At5g66520-like isoform X1, with the protein MALSLQGLPTAISIAEQTKKPSLSINVSSLLSLSTTIQHAKQVHALMVKTSQLSESYPLSRLAEIYSISDHGNLQDAERIVLSMKEPSTFAWNTLIRGNTKRKQPQKAISIYISMLSNSVLPDDYTFTLILKVCTELSLSDIGKQIHAQIIKLGNESGLFVRNKLIHFYAVSRSVTDARKVFDRSPELDIVSWNTMLEVYAGDGDSLSLYHMFDSMPCRDTVSWNTMISYSVKKSMYIEAVRLFRRMQDEGEEKPDKVTLISVLTAVAHSGSLSLGKWLHMYIKKQRMEIDGNLGSALVNMYSKCGYLDGAVQAFKETSEKNLDIWNSMIGCLAANARSSEAIDLFSEMDIRPDAITFACVLKACSHGGLVELGYKYFNEMKTKHGVIPDIVHYGCMVDLLGRAGLFDEVKAIMEEMPMEPDVVMWKALLSACKTHKEFEMGEEVGIRLIKEDPDDHANYVLLSNMYAIGNRWDQVHRLRKDVLDRGLKTRPGCSSIEVDGIVHEFIAGDVRHERKKEIYEMVHEMGKRLKEAGHEHETDQVLLDIEDEETKQISLGHHSEKLAVAFGFVSTRPGTTIRVIKNLRICGDCHSSFKIFSGIYGRDIIVRDSSRFHYFGNGSCSCLDCW; encoded by the coding sequence ATGGCGTTATCGTTGCAAGGCCTTCCTACGGCCATATCCATTGCAGAGCAAACAAAGAAGCCATCTTTAAGCATCAATGTTTCCTCTCTTTTAAGCCTTTCAACTACTATTCAACACGCCAAGCAAGTTCACGCTCTTATGGTCAAAACCTCCCAATTATCTGAATCTTATCCTCTCAGCCGCTTAGCCGAAATCTACTCCATTTCCGACCACGGAAACCTTCAGGATGCCGAAAGAATCGTATTATCTATGAAGGAACCTTCCACTTTCGCATGGAACACTCTCATTAGAGGTAACACTAAAAGGAAACAACCCCAGAAAGCAATTTCAATTTACATTTCCATGTTATCCAATTCTGTACTGCCTGATGATTACACTTTCACGTTAATCCTTAAAGTGTGCACTGAGTTGTCACTTTCAGATATAGGAAAGCAAATTCATGCCCAGATTATTAAATTGGGGAACGAATCTGGGTTATTCGTTCGTAACAAGCTGATTCATTTCTATGCCGTGTCTAGATCAGTTACTGATGCACGTAAGGTGTTCGATAGAAGTCCTGAGTTGGATATTGTTAGTTGGAACACAATGCTGGAGGTATACGCTGGTGATGGAGATAGTTTATCGCTTTATCACATGTTTGATTCAATGCCTTGCAGAGATACAGTGTCTTGGAATACAATGATTTCATACTCTGTTAAGAAAAGTATGTATATAGAAGCTGTTCGGTTGTTTAGAAGAATGCAAgatgaaggagaagaaaaaCCAGACAAGGTGACGTTAATCAGCGTTCTAACAGCAGTCGCCCATTCGGGTTCCCTCTCGTTAGGGAAGTGGCTTCATATGTATATTAAGAAGCAAAGAATGGAAATTGACGGCAACTTAGGATCTGCCCTCGTTAACATGTACTCAAAGTGCGGTTATCTAGACGGAGCAGTTCAGGCATTCAAAGAGACGTCGGAAAAGAATTTAGACATTTGGAATTCCATGATTGGTTGTCTGGCTGCAAACGCTAGATCCTCGGAGGCTATCGATCTCTTCTCCGAGATGGATATTCGACCAGACGCAATTACCTTTGCCTGCGTACTGAAAGCGTGCAGCCATGGAGGACTGGTCGAACTGGGGTATAAGTATTTCAACGAGATGAAAACAAAACACGGGGTTATACCAGATATAGTACATTATGGTTGTATGGTTGATCTGTTGGGTCGTGCTGGTTTGTTCGATGAAGTGAAGGCGATCATGGAGGAAATGCCCATGGAACCTGATGTTGTGATGTGGAAAGCTTTATTAAGTGCTTGTAAAACGCACAAGGAGTTTGAAATGGGTGAAGAAGTTGGGATTCGACTTATTAAGGAAGACCCGGATGATCATGCGAATTATGTTCTTTTGTCGAATATGTATGCGATTGGAAATCGATGGGATCAAGTTCATAGGTTGAGGAAAGATGTGTTGGACAGAGGTTTAAAGACTCGACCTGGTTGTAGCTCGATTGAAGTGGATGGGATTGTGCATGAATTTATAGCTGGAGATGTAAGGCATGAACGGAAGAAAGAAATTTATGAAATGGTTCATGAGATGGGAAAAAGGTTGAAGGAAGCTGGACACGAGCATGAGACTGACCAGGTTTTGCTGGatatagaagatgaagaaacgAAGCAGATATCATTGGGTCATCACAGCGAGAAATTGGCAGTTGCATTTGGATTCGTTAGCACTAGACCTGGGACGACAATTCGGGTGATTAAGAATTTGAGAATATGTGGCGATTGTCATTCTTCATTCAAGATATTTTCGGGTATCTATGGACGAGATATAATTGTTAGGGATTCTAGCCGGTTTCATTACTTTGGGAATGGTTCGTGCTCTTGTTTGGACTGTTGGTGA
- the LOC124924081 gene encoding WPP domain-interacting tail-anchored protein 2 isoform X1, whose amino-acid sequence MDFRDEEVVVRSGPMEAAEIGNATEVLTRVDIDLDCSGEKLSNLDMLLMHVLSSENDLEAMALDNEDGFVEKALLFDLLSGILESEVNELSDFLDVIQELVFDARQKISILFEHERDLFFTMEDKLKQSQDQVDEIKKQSAKLQKTSLTFKNNDCKTVDMDNKPKMQTIEQKRHILRMLEKSIAREIDLEKKLTESKQNEEDLKLKIRLTQRVVLFMEETTEVVWGRFLESDIAREVLMGISKEVVGRLQITQFTLNNLMKREDNSKSDLQVSLEKIKDRESALLKLESHNSELVVENSKVKLLEERLRESELQLKNTKASNEEHLEQMREMENLIDSLKENLDIIESRAESAETKVVQLTETNVELSEETSFLKNEQDNNTKKTSSLEKQVRKLENQLQQAKASFEAGQEQQNMLYAAIWDMETLIEELKSKVSKSEIKSDNAEEECTVLSETNLRLNNELTFLRTKVENLETSLEQANEAKVEASKEINLSSKFIKDMVTQIAFERERIKKQLSSLTTANTMLVEKLSKSIGAETSYAEEVEEDETRNGTTDQFKDKDDAQESSSSMELKVAKVASAGQQMYVFVAIVMLMLSILATYLVQKRSFNPLDVEE is encoded by the exons ATGGATTTCCGAG ATGAAGAAGTTGTTGTGAGATCTGGACCGATGGAAGCAGCTGAGATAGGGAACGCTACGGAAGTTCTTACTAGAGTAGACATAGACTTAGACTGCTCCGGCGAGAAATTGAGTAATTTAGACATGCTTTTGATGCACGTTTTGTCTAGCGAAAATGACCTGGAGGCCATGGCTTTGGATAATGAGGACGGATTTGTGGAGAAGGCACTGTTGTTTGATCTTCTATCTGGCATTTTGGAATCCGAAGTCAATGAGCTATCGGATTTCCTTGATGTTATACAGGAATTGGTTTTCGATGCCAGACAGAAGATTTCGATATTGTTTGAACATGaaagagatttgtttttcacTATGGAAGATAAGTTGAAACAGTCGCAAGATCAGGTCGACGAGATTAAGAAACAATCTGCTAAGTTGCAGAAAACATCCTTAACTTTTAAGAACAATGACTGCAAGACTGTTGATATGGATAATAAACCGAAAATGCAGACAATTGAACAGAAAAGGCATATCCTGAGGATGTTGGAGAAATCCATAGCAAGAGAGATTGATCTCGAGAAGAAGCTGACTGAATCGAAACAAAACGAAGAAGATCTCAAGCTGAAGATACGATTAACACAACGAGTGGTTCTTTTCATGGAGGAAACTACAGAAGTCGTTTGGGGAAGGTTTCTGGAGTCGGATATCGCTAGAGAAGTGCTAATGGGAATCTCAAAGGAAGTCGTTGGACGGCTTCAAATTACCCAATTCACCTTGAATAATCTGATGAAACGGGAAGATAATTCCAAATCCGATCTCCAAGTTTCGTTGGAAAAGATTAAAGACAGAGAATCCGCTCTGTTAAAGCTCGAGAGCCACAATTCCGAGCTTGTTGTAGAGAATTCTAAAGTGAAGTTGCTTGAAGAACGGTTAAGAGAATCCGAGTTGCAGCTGAAGAACACAAAAGCCTCTAACGAAGAACATCTAGAACAGATGAGGGAAATGGAGAATCTAATTGATTCCTTGAAAGAAAATTTAGACATTATAGAAAGTAGAGCAGAGAGTGCAGAGACAAAAGTTGTGCAGTTAACCGAAACCAATGTGGAACTCAGCGAAGAGACGAGTTTTCTCAAGAACGAACAAGATAACAATACGAAAAAGACAAGCTCCCTTGAGAAACAAGTAAGGAAATTGGAGAATCAGCTACAACAGGCGAAAGCATCATTTGAAGCTGGTCAAGAACAGCAAAACATGCTGTACGCAGCTATATGGGATATGGAAACATTAATCGAGGAGCTGAAATCTAAGGTTTCAAAATCCGAAATCAAGTCTGATAATGCAGAAGAGGAATGCACTGTTTTATCTGAAACTAATTTACGTCTTAACAATGAACTGACTTTCTTGAGGACTAAAGTAGAAAACTTGGAGACTTCACTTGAGCAAGCTAATGAAGCAAAAGTTGAAGCCTCAAAGGAAATCAATTTGAGCAGTAAATTTATTAAGGACATGGTCACACAGATAGCCTTCGAAAGAGAGCGAATAAAGAAACAG TTATCTTCTTTAACAACAGCGAATACGATGTTGGTTGAAAAGTTGAGTAAATCGATAGGAGCCGAAACATCATATGCAGAAGAAGTTGAG GAGGATGAAACAAGAAATGGAACAACAGATCAATTTAAGGATAAGGACGACGCCCAggaatcttcttcatctatgGAATTGAAGGTGGCGAAAGTGGCGTCAGCAGGGCAACAGATGTATGTATTTGTGGCAATAGTAATGTTAATGCTGTCGATCCTGGCGACTTATTTGGTTCAGAAGAGATCGTTCAACCCTTTGGATGTTGAAGAATAA
- the LOC124924081 gene encoding WPP domain-interacting tail-anchored protein 2 isoform X2, producing MDFRDEEVVVRSGPMEAAEIGNATEVLTRVDIDLDCSGEKLSNLDMLLMHVLSSENDLEAMALDNEDGFVEKALLFDLLSGILESEVNELSDFLDVIQELVFDARQKISILFEHERDLFFTMEDKLKQSQDQVDEIKKQSAKLQKTSLTFKNNDCKTVDMDNKPKMQTIEQKRHILRMLEKSIAREIDLEKKLTESKQNEEDLKLKIRLTQRVVLFMEETTEVVWGRFLESDIAREVLMGISKEVVGRLQITQFTLNNLMKREDNSKSDLQVSLEKIKDRESALLKLESHNSELVVENSKVKLLEERLRESELQLKNTKASNEEHLEQMREMENLIDSLKENLDIIESRAESAETKVVQLTETNVELSEETSFLKNEQDNNTKKTSSLEKQVRKLENQLQQAKASFEAGQEQQNMLYAAIWDMETLIEELKSKVSKSEIKSDNAEEECTVLSETNLRLNNELTFLRTKVENLETSLEQANEAKVEASKEINLSSKFIKDMVTQIAFERERIKKQLSSLTTANTMLVEKLSKSIGAETSYAEEVEAGG from the exons ATGGATTTCCGAG ATGAAGAAGTTGTTGTGAGATCTGGACCGATGGAAGCAGCTGAGATAGGGAACGCTACGGAAGTTCTTACTAGAGTAGACATAGACTTAGACTGCTCCGGCGAGAAATTGAGTAATTTAGACATGCTTTTGATGCACGTTTTGTCTAGCGAAAATGACCTGGAGGCCATGGCTTTGGATAATGAGGACGGATTTGTGGAGAAGGCACTGTTGTTTGATCTTCTATCTGGCATTTTGGAATCCGAAGTCAATGAGCTATCGGATTTCCTTGATGTTATACAGGAATTGGTTTTCGATGCCAGACAGAAGATTTCGATATTGTTTGAACATGaaagagatttgtttttcacTATGGAAGATAAGTTGAAACAGTCGCAAGATCAGGTCGACGAGATTAAGAAACAATCTGCTAAGTTGCAGAAAACATCCTTAACTTTTAAGAACAATGACTGCAAGACTGTTGATATGGATAATAAACCGAAAATGCAGACAATTGAACAGAAAAGGCATATCCTGAGGATGTTGGAGAAATCCATAGCAAGAGAGATTGATCTCGAGAAGAAGCTGACTGAATCGAAACAAAACGAAGAAGATCTCAAGCTGAAGATACGATTAACACAACGAGTGGTTCTTTTCATGGAGGAAACTACAGAAGTCGTTTGGGGAAGGTTTCTGGAGTCGGATATCGCTAGAGAAGTGCTAATGGGAATCTCAAAGGAAGTCGTTGGACGGCTTCAAATTACCCAATTCACCTTGAATAATCTGATGAAACGGGAAGATAATTCCAAATCCGATCTCCAAGTTTCGTTGGAAAAGATTAAAGACAGAGAATCCGCTCTGTTAAAGCTCGAGAGCCACAATTCCGAGCTTGTTGTAGAGAATTCTAAAGTGAAGTTGCTTGAAGAACGGTTAAGAGAATCCGAGTTGCAGCTGAAGAACACAAAAGCCTCTAACGAAGAACATCTAGAACAGATGAGGGAAATGGAGAATCTAATTGATTCCTTGAAAGAAAATTTAGACATTATAGAAAGTAGAGCAGAGAGTGCAGAGACAAAAGTTGTGCAGTTAACCGAAACCAATGTGGAACTCAGCGAAGAGACGAGTTTTCTCAAGAACGAACAAGATAACAATACGAAAAAGACAAGCTCCCTTGAGAAACAAGTAAGGAAATTGGAGAATCAGCTACAACAGGCGAAAGCATCATTTGAAGCTGGTCAAGAACAGCAAAACATGCTGTACGCAGCTATATGGGATATGGAAACATTAATCGAGGAGCTGAAATCTAAGGTTTCAAAATCCGAAATCAAGTCTGATAATGCAGAAGAGGAATGCACTGTTTTATCTGAAACTAATTTACGTCTTAACAATGAACTGACTTTCTTGAGGACTAAAGTAGAAAACTTGGAGACTTCACTTGAGCAAGCTAATGAAGCAAAAGTTGAAGCCTCAAAGGAAATCAATTTGAGCAGTAAATTTATTAAGGACATGGTCACACAGATAGCCTTCGAAAGAGAGCGAATAAAGAAACAG TTATCTTCTTTAACAACAGCGAATACGATGTTGGTTGAAAAGTTGAGTAAATCGATAGGAGCCGAAACATCATATGCAGAAGAAGTTGAGGCAG GAGGATGA
- the LOC124928232 gene encoding thioredoxin-like protein AAED1, chloroplastic: MASFSVEDFVGNGSLKELLPKLLDDGWDDVPSLKLMNAEDMDSINMTQQQKDALEIRKYLHDRVLMQYSDKLEASRLSLPELLSLATGDLLSQFGMKRGHIARFTNRAASCSTDPLPSSFTLPSRRREPSRKNSIISNNSMKYQSMSKSSKHDSSTIEQSIADLRTNDGHIFKGIVSSVPAESRACGCVQPPPVVDQVAPYSSMENLSVQKITPEYKIGIEQLVKTKAPPMKASELWRDQPALFLCIRRPGCIMCRAESHQLYARKPIFDALGIQLFVVLHEHIEAEVKDFWPRYWGGAVLYDKGMGFFKALGGGNLMKDKFISGFLFNSRARANYKRAKAIGVEQNFKGEGEIKGGIFIVGKGRSGVAYQFIERNFGDWAPHSEIIEICTRLQENQPLN, from the exons ATGGCTTCATTTTCAGTTGAAGATTTTGTAGGAAATGGATCTCTGAAGGAACTTCTCCCAAAGCTATTGGATGATGGCTGGGATGATGTTCCTTCCCTCAAGCTTATGAATGCAGAAGACATGGATTCCATAAATATGACTCAACAACAAAAG GATGCTCTGGAAATTCGAAAGTACCTTCATGACCGTGTGTTGATGCAATATAGTGATAAGCTAGAGGCATCGAGACTGTCTCTTCCCGAGCTTCTAAGCCTAGCTACAGGAGATCTCTTATCTCAATTCGGCATGAAGAGGGGCCACATCGCCCGCTTCACAAACCGAGCTGCTTCATGTTCAACAGATCCTTTGCCATCATCGTTCACCCTTCCTTCAAGGAGAAGGGAACCTTCTAGAAAGAACAGCATCATCTCTAACAATTCAATGAAATACCAAAGCATGTCAAAAAGTTCAAAACACGACAGCTCAACTATCGAGCAATCAATAGCCGATCTAAGAACTAACGACGGTCATATCTTTAAAGGTATTGTGTCTTCTGTCCCAGCAGAGTCCAGGGCATGTGGATGCGTGCAACCGCCGCCAGTCGTTGACCAAGTCGCTCCATATTCTTCCATGGAGAACCTTTCTGTTCAGAAGATAACTCCAGAATATAAGATTGGGATTGAGCAGTTAGTCAAGACAAAAGCACCTCCAATGAAGGCCTCTGAATTATGGCGTGATCAGCCTGCTCTTTTCCTTTGTATCCGCAGGCCCGG GTGTATTATGTGTAGAGCCGAGTCGCACCAGCTTTATGCCAGAAAGCCTATATTTGACGCGCTGGGGATTCAATTATTCGTTGTTCTTCACGAACACATAGAAGCTGAG GTGAAAGACTTTTGGCCTAGATACTGGGGTGGTGCGGTCCTTTATGACAAGGGAATGGGATTTTTCAAAGCTCTTGGGGGAGGGAATCTGATGAAGGACAAGTTCATATCGGGTTTTTTGTTTAACAGTCGAGCCCGTGCGAATTACAAACGAGCCAAGGCAATAGGAGTGGAACAGAACTTCAAGGGAGAGGGTGAAATAAAGGGTGGAATATTTATAGTTGGTAAAGGAAGAAGTGGAGTTGCTTACCAGTTCATAGAGAGGAATTTTGGAGACTGGGCACCTCATTCCGAGATCATTGAGATTTGTACGAGGTTGCAGGAGAATCAACCACTAAATTAG